tgggtcatttccgatcgttcagttatatggcagctataggatatagtcggccgatcctaatgaaatttggtaggttggatcaactaaccaaaaatagagtctgtactaaattccagctttctatcttcaaaaacacgaaagttgggtcatttccgatcgttgagttatatggcagctataggatatagtcggccgatccttatgaaatttggcatgtcgtattattttgccaaaaatagctctcatgtcaaatttgaactctctaactctaaaaacaccaaagttataccatttccgatcaatcagttatatggcagctataggatatagtcggccgatcccggccgttccgacttatatactgcgtgcaaaggaaagaagggtgtgtgcaaagtttcaagacgatagctttaaaactgagagactagtttgcgtagaaacagacagacggacagacggacttgctcatatcaactcaggaggtgatcctgatcaagaatatatatactttatagggtcggagatgtctccttcactgcgttgcacacttttggacaaaattataataccctctgcaagggtataaaaagtaataaatttataagaaaagCTATTTTTTACTACATTCATTTGAAAGTACTTGCTGTAACTTATACACTGTACTTAGTGGTTCAGTGAAAAAGGTTAGAACTAAATATTgaaattcattattttttcttaGTGCATTagttttatacatttttaaagcaaGGTCAAAGGCCCCCCCATTCGTCAAAGTTTAATTATCACTTGGCAGGTGTTAATCGTTCAgccataattaatatttaatatgctTTCAATTACGCCTACGCTGATAaactataattataaaaaagtataaaaaggCTTAAGACTATTAGTGCTTgaaaactatttgaaaaatgaagaCGGTTCCTCCGGTAGTTAAAAGTGAAGATCTCTACAGGACTTACTGGGTTTATCTTTGGCTCCTGGGCGTAGAAGGAAAATATCCACAACGCCTCTTAGTAGATGTTTTAAACTCAGTTTTTATCGTATTTTGGTACCCAGTGCATCTCATTCTTGGACTTTTCAACAAGGGCATTGTGGACCTATTCAGGAGTCTGCATTTCACATCGGAGTGCTTCTTCTGtagctttaagtttctttGCTTTCGATGGAAACTTGATGAAATCAAGGCTATACAAAAGCTGCTAACTGAGTTGGATAAAAGAGCTGAAAGTGAGGAAGACCGAAGGTTCTTTGATCAGAATACTGCACGAGTGGCAGTAATGCTGTCTAGGAGTTACTTAGTGGCCGCCATTAGCGCTATAATCACGGGCACGGCAGCTGGATTGTTCAGCAATGAACGGAAGTTATTGCAACCGGCCTGGTTTCCCTATAACGTACAAGCTACTCCAACGATATTTTGGATTAGTTTTAGTTACCAGGTAGTGGGAAGTACTCTAGCGATCCTTCACAATCTCTCCAATGACTCTTATCCTCCGATCACCTTTTGTGTGGTCGCAGGACACGTAAAGCTACTGGCCAGGCGATTAAGTCGCATCGGACatgataaaaatatttcaaaagcAGAGGCCACCAAAGAACTGGTCCAAAACATTGAAGATCACAGGAAACTAATGCAGTAAGAAGAATTGTTTTAAATGCATaagattttattaatttatttttattttaactagAATTATTCGACTGATGCGCAGCACTTTGTATCTTTCCCAACTTGGTCAGTTCATCTCCA
This region of Drosophila bipectinata strain 14024-0381.07 chromosome 2L, DbipHiC1v2, whole genome shotgun sequence genomic DNA includes:
- the Or33a gene encoding odorant receptor 33a; this encodes MKTVPPVVKSEDLYRTYWVYLWLLGVEGKYPQRLLVDVLNSVFIVFWYPVHLILGLFNKGIVDLFRSLHFTSECFFCSFKFLCFRWKLDEIKAIQKLLTELDKRAESEEDRRFFDQNTARVAVMLSRSYLVAAISAIITGTAAGLFSNERKLLQPAWFPYNVQATPTIFWISFSYQVVGSTLAILHNLSNDSYPPITFCVVAGHVKLLARRLSRIGHDKNISKAEATKELVQNIEDHRKLMQIIRLMRSTLYLSQLGQFISSGINISVTLINILFFAENHFAIIYYVVFFAAMLIELFPSCYYGTLMSKKFDQLPYAIFSSNWLGMNKGYCRSLIILMQFTVAQVEIKAGGMVVIGMNAFFATVRMAYSFFTLGVSLK